One genomic region from Cataglyphis hispanica isolate Lineage 1 chromosome 11, ULB_Chis1_1.0, whole genome shotgun sequence encodes:
- the LOC126852885 gene encoding glucosamine-6-phosphate isomerase isoform X2 has protein sequence MRLVICDTVDYVAEWSAKYVLKRINDFNPNENKYFVLGLPTGGTPLGMYKRLISYYQQGKISFKYVKTFNMDEYVDLPRDHPESYHYYMYNNFFKHIDINPENVHILDGNASDLEKECNDFEKKINEAGGIELFIGGIGPDGHIAFNEPGSSLASRTRVKTLAQDTLEANARFFGNDINKVPKQALTVGVGTVMDAKEVMILITGSHKAFALYKAIEEGINHMWTVSAFQQHPRTLIICDEDATLELRVKTVKYFKNLWDIHSKLIEQESRAQ, from the exons ATGCGTCTGGTAATTTGTGACACAGTGGATTATGTCGCAGAATGGTCTGCAAAGTATGTTCTGAAAAGAATCAATGACTTCAATCCTAATGAGAATAAGTATTTTGTTCTCGGTCTCCCTACAg GTGGTACACCATTAGGAATGTATAAAAGGCTCATATCATATTATCAACAAGGCAAAATTTcctttaaatatgttaagacGTTTAATATGGACGAATATGTCGACTTGCCAAGAGATCATCCTGAATCTTATCACTATTACATGTACAACAATTTCTTCAAACACATAGATATAAATCCGGAGAATGTGCATATACTTGACGGAAATGCGTCGGACCTTGAGAAAGAGTgcaatgattttgaaaaaaagatcaacGAGGCTGGTGGAATAGAATTATTCATTGGAG GTATCGGTCCAGATGGACACATAGCTTTCAATGAGCCAGGCTCGTCATTAGCTTCTCGCACAAGAGTAAAAACTCTTGCGCAAGATACTTTGGAGGCTAATGCGAGATTCTTTGGAAATGACATCAATAAAGTGCCGAAGCAGGCTCTAACTGTAGGTGTCGGCACCGTAATGGACGCGAAGGAAGTAATGATCCTCATCACTGGATCTCATAAAGCCTTTGCCCTTTACAAAGCAATAGAGGAGGGCATTAATCATATGTGGACAGTATCAGCATTTCAACAACATCCTCGTACACTTATTATCTGTGATGAAGATGCAACTTTGGAATTACGTGTGAAAACGgttaaatatttcaag AATTTGTGGGATATTCATAGCAAATTGATCGAGCAAGAAAGCCGGGCAcaatga
- the LOC126852884 gene encoding uncharacterized protein LOC126852884 produces the protein MNNEELKTIELRELQPILSRTFGDQLIVVRYTTKNLLQPGENYGSTIFDVHAVIKRNDEAEEEDLYLVAKMPPPTQFQRKIFDSPYSFRKEIFMYEVILPHYNKLERDSGLKEDELFNILPKYYQSRLSLDPNVDFDDNAVILMENLKKRGYYICDRTKGCDFEHARIAIRAMARFHALGMAVKYKQPEYFEVLKEHSKCIKLETEDFAHMQSDILKRIAEDPEIAVHVDRCNAAMTNSFKYGLWDALPDEPWSTIIHSDFWVNNIMFHRDENGRVDNVKFVDFQNYLFFNPLREMVFYLFSSTNVSDDRIEQLMDLYHETFVAVLTQMGCDTESFTREKFDAKLASDAKFEFMHLIFMLKILTLNVQEDEFSTKDMRNFMRTYQGNEAFVQRQRKIISYFVQRDWI, from the exons ATGAATAACGAAGAGTTGAAGACGATCGAGTTGCGCGAGCTGCAGCCGATACTTAGCCGCACGTTCGGCGATCAGCTGATCGTGGTCCGTTATACCACCAAGAACCTGTTGCAGCCAGGCGAGAATTACGGGAGTACCATATTCGACGTTCACGCTGTCATTAAGCGTAATGACGaagcggaggaggaggatcTTTACTTGGTGGCGAAGATGCCGCCGCCGACGCAATTTCAACGAAAGATCTTTGACAGTCCGTATTCGTTCAGAAAGGAGATCTTCATGTACGAAGTCATCCTGCCCCATTACAATAAGTTGGAGCGTGACTCCGGTTTGAAGGAGGACGAACTATTCAACATACTGCCTAAATACTATCAATCCCGATTGTCGCTGGATCCGAACGTCGACTTCGACGATAATGCCGTTATTCTAATggagaatttgaaaaaacgCGGCTATTACATCTGCGATAGAACTAAAG GATGTGACTTCGAGCACGCGAGAATCGCTATACGGGCGATGGCAAGATTTCACGCTCTAGGAATGGCCGTCAAGTACAAGCAACCGGAGTACTTTGAGGTGCTGAAGGAACATAGCAAGTGCATAAAATTGGAAACCGAGGATTTCGCACACATGCAAAGTGACATACTGAAGAGGATAGCGGAGGATCCGGAGATAGCCGTTCACGTCGATCGATGCAACGCGGCGATGACCAACTCGTTTAAATACGGTTTGTGGGACGCCCTGCCCGACGAGCCCTGGTCCACCATCATCCACTCGGACTTCTGGGTGAACAACATCATGTTCCATCGTGACGAGAACGGCCGAGTGGACAACGTCAAGTTCGTTGACTTTcagaattatttgtttttcaatCCGCTGCGCGAGATGGTCTTCTACCTGTTCTCCAGCACGAATGTGAGCGACGATCGCATCGAGCAGCTGATGGATCTCTATCACGAGACATTCGTGGCCGTCCTGACCCAAATGGGTTGCGACACCGAGTCGTTCACGAGAGAGAAGTTTGACGCCAAGCTAGCGAGCGACGCCAAGTTCGAGTTTATGCATTTGATCTTCATGCTCAAGATACTCACGTTGAATGTGCAAGAGGATGAGTTCAGCACAAAGGATATGAGGAATTTTATGAGGACCTATCAAGGCAACGAAGCATTCGTCCAACGGCAGCgcaaaattatatcgtattttgTTCAGCGCGATTGGATTTAA
- the LOC126852885 gene encoding glucosamine-6-phosphate isomerase isoform X1 — translation MRLVICDTVDYVAEWSAKYVLKRINDFNPNENKYFVLGLPTGGTPLGMYKRLISYYQQGKISFKYVKTFNMDEYVDLPRDHPESYHYYMYNNFFKHIDINPENVHILDGNASDLEKECNDFEKKINEAGGIELFIGGIGPDGHIAFNEPGSSLASRTRVKTLAQDTLEANARFFGNDINKVPKQALTVGVGTVMDAKEVMILITGSHKAFALYKAIEEGINHMWTVSAFQQHPRTLIICDEDATLELRVKTVKYFKALSDVHRKLIEEDGNAIPRRTVQNN, via the exons ATGCGTCTGGTAATTTGTGACACAGTGGATTATGTCGCAGAATGGTCTGCAAAGTATGTTCTGAAAAGAATCAATGACTTCAATCCTAATGAGAATAAGTATTTTGTTCTCGGTCTCCCTACAg GTGGTACACCATTAGGAATGTATAAAAGGCTCATATCATATTATCAACAAGGCAAAATTTcctttaaatatgttaagacGTTTAATATGGACGAATATGTCGACTTGCCAAGAGATCATCCTGAATCTTATCACTATTACATGTACAACAATTTCTTCAAACACATAGATATAAATCCGGAGAATGTGCATATACTTGACGGAAATGCGTCGGACCTTGAGAAAGAGTgcaatgattttgaaaaaaagatcaacGAGGCTGGTGGAATAGAATTATTCATTGGAG GTATCGGTCCAGATGGACACATAGCTTTCAATGAGCCAGGCTCGTCATTAGCTTCTCGCACAAGAGTAAAAACTCTTGCGCAAGATACTTTGGAGGCTAATGCGAGATTCTTTGGAAATGACATCAATAAAGTGCCGAAGCAGGCTCTAACTGTAGGTGTCGGCACCGTAATGGACGCGAAGGAAGTAATGATCCTCATCACTGGATCTCATAAAGCCTTTGCCCTTTACAAAGCAATAGAGGAGGGCATTAATCATATGTGGACAGTATCAGCATTTCAACAACATCCTCGTACACTTATTATCTGTGATGAAGATGCAACTTTGGAATTACGTGTGAAAACGgttaaatatttcaag GCACTCAGTGATGTACATCGCAAATTGATTGAGGAAGATGGAAATGCAATTCCCCGTCGCACAgtgcaaaataattga
- the LOC126852880 gene encoding uncharacterized protein LOC126852880: MAKSHGTTKAPRKQGFNRSGHSMNPERPTEGLKGVAKVRTKATIKRLQMYRNQKPKRNRSGKIISPAPFQGWNTSGTMSRVEPSRGWFGNSRVISQNALQKFQNELGTAIKDPYKVVLKPTQLPITLLQQKAANARVHLLDTESFESVFGPKKVRKRPNLMITSYDELKKSVEEKEDTYNKEKDTKDYDLIREDTGVKDAQREWIMGAGQSKRIWNELYKVIDSSDVILQVLDARDPMGTRSPPVEKFLKTEKPYKHLIFILNKVDLVPTWVTQRWVAILSKEYPTVAFHASLTHPFGKGSLINLLRQFSKLHVDKKQISVGFIGYPNTGKSSIINTLRSKKVCKVAPIAGETKVWQYITLMRRIYLIDCPGVVYPSTETDTEKVLKGVVRVELVQNPEDYIASVLERVKPEYIRKTYKIDKWEDHVDFLEKLAHRSGKLLKKGEPDIAIVARMVLNDWQRGKLPFYIPPIGFEEPLEHTTNTKTIVARDSAPNVIDETAQKSDSLSSEAMNTQNELTVTQDFKKIRVALHYSGDDIRKDLEPDTLDENIEEDDSNVESEPESENSEMKDTANLLFNNDQESFLNVDNILEDNDEDAIEEEDNLKQNALDFIDNEYNSSDSETTSKVHSSSGAFTISSVSFAKKAMDKLTSKQQRAIERASKRKKIGSNFYEVTNVKNRNRNRKIPKTKRR, from the coding sequence ATGGCTAAATCCCATGGCACTACTAAAGCCCCGCGTAAGCAGGGCTTTAATCGTTCGGGGCATAGCATGAATCCTGAACGTCCAACGGAAGGATTGAAAGGAGTTGCTAAAGTACGAACAAAAGCGACTATTAAAAGATTACAGATGTATCGTAATCAGAAACCAAAACGCAATCGTTCTGGAAAGATCATTAGCCCTGCGCCCTTTCAAGGCTGGAACACTTCTGGAACTATGTCACGCGTGGAACCATCTCGGGGATGGTTCGGTAATTCAAGAGTTATCTCGCAAAATGCTCTACAAAAATTCCAAAATGAATTGGGAACTGCTATAAAGGATCCCTATAAGGTCGTCTTGAAACCGACTCAATTGCCTATAACTTTACTTCAGCAAAAAGCAGCAAATGCAAGAGTACACTTGTTAGATACGGAAAGTTTTGAAAGTGTTTTTGGTCCAAAAAAGGTAAGAAAGAGACCCAATTTAATGATAACATCTTATgatgaattgaaaaaatcggtcgaagaaaaagaagatactTACAACAAGGAGAAGGATACCAAAGATTATGATCTAATTCGCGAGGATACTGGTGTAAAAGATGCGCAGAGAGAATGGATCATGGGAGCAGGACAAAGTAAGAGGATATGGAATGAGTTGTACAAAGTCATTGATTCCTCGGATGTTATTCTGCAAGTATTGGACGCGAGGGATCCGATGGGTACCAGGTCTCCTCCTgtggagaaatttttaaagaccGAGAAACCTTACAAACatctgatatttatattaaataaagtagatCTAGTACCAACGTGGGTTACGCAAAGATGGGTAGCAATTCTGAGCAAGGAATATCCAACGGTTGCCTTTCATGCTTCCTTGACACATCCCTTTGGCAAAGGCTCTCTGATAAATCTGTTGAGGCAGTTTTCAAAATTGCATGTTGATAAAAAGCAGATCAGCGTGGGTTTCATAGGATATCCTAATACAGGAAAGAgttctattataaatactttgcGTTCCAAGAAGGTCTGCAAAGTAGCACCTATAGCCGGTGAGACAAAGGTATGGCAGTATATAACTCTTATGCGTCGTATCTATCTGATAGATTGTCCTGGCGTCGTCTATCCGTCGACGGAAACCGATACAGAGAAGGTGTTGAAAGGCGTCGTGAGAGTGGAACTTGTTCAGAACCCAGAAGATTACATCGCCTCCGTTCTAGAACGAGTGAAACCTGAATACATACGTAAAacgtataaaatagataagtgGGAAGATCATGTcgattttttggaaaaattagcTCATCGAAGTGGCAAGCTTTTGAAGAAGGGAGAACCCGACATAGCCATCGTCGCCCGTATGGTATTAAATGATTGGCAACGCGGTAAACTGCCATTTTATATTCCTCCAATAGGTTTTGAAGAACCATTGGAACATACGACTAATACAAAAACAATTGTCGCGCGAGATAGTGCGCCAAATGTCATCGATGAAACGGCACAAAAGAGTGATAGCTTATCTTCGGAAGCAATGAATACACAGAATGAATTGACAGTCAcgcaagattttaaaaaaatacgtgtTGCGTTACATTATTCGGGCGATGACATCAGAAAGGATTTGGAGCCCGATACTTtagatgaaaatattgaagaagaTGATAGTAATGTAGAAAGCGAGCCGGAATCGGAAAATTCAGAAATGAAAGATACAGCtaatttactatttaataacGATCAGGAAAGTTTTTTGAACGTTGATAACATTCTCGAAGATAATGATGAGGATGCGATCGAAGAAGAGGATAATCTGAAACAGAACGCGTTGGACTTTATAGACAATGAATATAATTCCAGCGATAGTGAAACTACTTCCAAGGTTCATTCAAGCAGCGGCGCATTCACTATCTCGTCAGTGTCCTTCGCGAAAAAAGCGATGGACAAATTAACAAGTAAACAGCAAAGGGCTATAGAACGCGCGAGTAAGAGGAAGAAGATAGGAAGCAATTTCTACGAAGTGACAAATGTGAAAAACAGAAATAGAAACAGGAAAATTCCCAAAACAAAGAGAAGGTGA